From Pseudomonas alcaligenes, a single genomic window includes:
- a CDS encoding LysR substrate-binding domain-containing protein: protein MLKHWPPLNALRGFEAAARLGSFHKAAEELHLTQSAISQQIRSLEGFLEQPLFFRSGRSVSLTDAGHDLLSTTQSLLQQLAVGIRRLEQYRKPNQLVVNTTPAFARHWLVPRLGEFHRLHPEVDLWLFTSDEIPDMASQTIDLAVRDDLSAQAECSFRVLLEDRLYPACHPRLLATPASQRTTLHGEREMDWSHWQVQGGADIGQHSQGLNFSDPGLLLDAASQGLGIALVSQLLASQARRDGLLQPLVEQTIRGPKWAWLVHRDSENDPLTRHFCAWLEQRLSPGGDA from the coding sequence ATGCTCAAACACTGGCCCCCACTGAACGCCCTGCGCGGCTTCGAAGCCGCCGCCCGCCTGGGCAGCTTCCACAAGGCCGCCGAGGAGCTGCACCTCACCCAGTCGGCGATCAGCCAGCAGATCCGCAGCCTCGAAGGTTTCCTCGAACAGCCGCTGTTCTTCAGGAGCGGGCGCAGCGTCAGCCTGACCGATGCCGGGCATGACCTGCTCAGCACCACCCAGTCGCTGCTGCAGCAGCTGGCCGTAGGCATCCGCCGCCTGGAGCAGTACCGCAAGCCCAACCAGCTGGTGGTCAATACCACGCCGGCCTTCGCCCGCCACTGGCTGGTGCCGCGCCTGGGCGAGTTCCACCGCCTGCACCCGGAGGTCGACCTGTGGCTGTTCACCAGCGACGAAATACCGGACATGGCCAGCCAGACCATCGACCTGGCCGTGCGCGACGATCTCAGCGCCCAGGCCGAATGCAGCTTCCGCGTGCTACTGGAAGACCGCCTCTACCCGGCCTGTCACCCGCGCCTGCTGGCCACCCCGGCGAGCCAGCGCACCACCCTGCACGGCGAGCGCGAGATGGACTGGAGCCACTGGCAGGTGCAGGGCGGCGCGGATATCGGCCAGCACAGCCAGGGGCTGAACTTCTCCGACCCCGGCCTGCTGCTGGATGCCGCCAGCCAGGGCCTGGGCATCGCCCTGGTCAGCCAGTTGCTGGCCAGCCAGGCGCGCCGCGACGGCCTGCTGCAGCCGCTGGTGGAGCAGACCATCCGCGGGCCCAAGTGGGCCTGGCTGGTTCACCGCGACAGCGAGAACGATCCGCTGACCCGCCACTTCTGCGCCTGGCTGGAACAACGCCTGAGCCCTGGTGGGGACGCCTGA